GCAGGACCGGGAGGCCGACGCGCGCCCTGACCTCGGATTCGTCGAGGAGCAGGTCGGACAGGCGGACGCTCTCGAGCGCGTCGTCGATGCGCTGCTGCAGCATCATCCAGACGGGACGGATGCTGCAGTTCTGCGACTCGGAACAGCGTTCCTCGGCCACGGGATGCGAGACGCAGTGGAGGTCGAAGGTGCCGTGCTCCGATGCCGAGATGACCTCGCGGACCGTGACTTCTTCGGGGTCGCGGGCAAGCACATACCCCCCCTTGGCGCCCCGGGTGCTGCTGACGATCCCCGCACGACGCAACCGAAGCAGGATCTGCTCGACGTAGTCGGCAGGGAGGCGCTCACGCGCCGCGAGGTCGCGACCAGTGACGGGGCCTTCGCCAAGACGTCGCGAGAGGTGTAGGGCACAGATGAGGCCGTATTCCGCCCAGGTGGTGATGCGCATGGGCGAAATATAGAAGCTGAGCGGACGGGAAAACGAGACGACGAGAAAAAAACTCCCCGTTTCCCGCACCGCTCGGGGGCGGGGCGTTGCGGCGGCTTGACGCCTATCCCGATGCCGCGGGGCCGTGGTCGCCGCCGGGGACCCCGATCTCGGTCATCTTCCTCAGGTCCAGCACCTCGTCGACCTCCTGCGGCGGGAGGATCTCCTCGCGCCTGACCAGGTCGCGAATGAGGACCCCCTCCTTGACCGAGCGCTTGCTCAAGTCGGCGGCGGCGGCGTAGCCGATCCGCGGGGCAAGGGCGGTGGCCAGGGCAGCGGAGCGCTCCACCCAGTACGCGCACATCTCGCGGCGCGCCTCGATCCCCTTCACGCACCGCTCGGCCAGGACCCTGGCCGCATTCGTGAGGATCTGCTGGGAGAGCAGGACGTTGTGCGCGATGACGGGCATCATGACGTTCAGCTCGAGTTGCCCGTGCTCCGCGGCGATGGCAACGGTGGTGTCGCACCCCATTACCTGGAAGCAGACCTGGTTCACCATCTCCGGGATCGATGGGTTCACCTTTCCCGGCATGATCGACGAGCCGGGCTGCACCGCTGGGAGCACGATCTCGTCGATCCCGGTGCGCGGCCCCATCACCATGAGGCGCAGGTCGCTGGCGATCTTGGAGAGGTCGATGGCGAGGACGCGCAGGGACGCCGAGACGGCAGCCACGTCGCCCATGCTCTGCATGAGCTGGATTCGGTCGCGCCCCTCGCGCAACTCGAGCCCGGTGATCTCCCGGAGGTGACGCACCATCAGCGCGGGATACTGCGACTCGACGGTCACCCCCGTTCCCACGGCGCTTCCGCCGATGCCCAGGTCGCGCAGGTACTCCGCCGCCTCCACCACGCGGCGGACGCCGCGGTCAATGGAGCCGGCGTAGGCGGCGAATTCCTGGCCAAGGCGAATGGGCATCGCATCCTGCAAGTGCGTGCGCCCCGCCTTGACGATGTCGTCGAACTCGCGCCCCTTTTCGGCCAGCGCATCACGGAGCCCGTGGAACGCCGCGACCAGCGGTGCCAGTTGCGACAGGGCCGCCAGGCGGATGTTGGTCGGAATGGTGTCGTTGGTACTCTGCGCCATGTTGACGTGGTCGTTGGGGTGTACGGGCGCGTACTCGCCGCGCCGCCCCCCGAGCAACTCGTTGGCCCGATTGGCCAGGACCTCGTTGGCGTTCATGTTGTGGCTCGTCCCCGCCCCGGCCTGATAGGGATCGACGACGAAATCGCCGCGGTGCTCACCGGCCAGCACCTCGTCGGCGGCGGCGATGATGGCCTCGGCGCGACGGGGGTCGAGGCGCCCCGTTTCCATGTGGGTCAG
The Gemmatimonadetes bacterium SCN 70-22 DNA segment above includes these coding regions:
- the aspA gene encoding aspartate ammonia-lyase (catalyzes the formation of fumarate from aspartate), with the protein product MSPTRTEKDPLGTLEVPSDALYGIQTLRAVQNFPISGLRPLEPFVVAQVWIKKAAALTHMETGRLDPRRAEAIIAAADEVLAGEHRGDFVVDPYQAGAGTSHNMNANEVLANRANELLGGRRGEYAPVHPNDHVNMAQSTNDTIPTNIRLAALSQLAPLVAAFHGLRDALAEKGREFDDIVKAGRTHLQDAMPIRLGQEFAAYAGSIDRGVRRVVEAAEYLRDLGIGGSAVGTGVTVESQYPALMVRHLREITGLELREGRDRIQLMQSMGDVAAVSASLRVLAIDLSKIASDLRLMVMGPRTGIDEIVLPAVQPGSSIMPGKVNPSIPEMVNQVCFQVMGCDTTVAIAAEHGQLELNVMMPVIAHNVLLSQQILTNAARVLAERCVKGIEARREMCAYWVERSAALATALAPRIGYAAAADLSKRSVKEGVLIRDLVRREEILPPQEVDEVLDLRKMTEIGVPGGDHGPAASG